Proteins co-encoded in one Hymenobacter swuensis DY53 genomic window:
- a CDS encoding dicarboxylate/amino acid:cation symporter, translating into MKFSRLSLLVILLLLVAAILTVLTAQTPPVFDPTVALVARWLFLAAVLALAWQRRSITFWIVVSMLVGAEIGHDFPRQAVELKVLSDVFLRLVKTIIAPLVFATLVVGIAGHADLKQVGKMGLKALVYFEVVTTFALFIGLAAINLTKAGEGVDRSGIAADTEQLATVKQSTADIILHIFPENIAKSIAEGQVLQVVVFAIIFAIGLAMVHQKHRQPMLQWTESLSEVMFKFTNVVMFFAPLGVGGALAYTVGKMGFAPLLNAFKLLLTLYGALAAFLLLVLVPIALLARIPLKRFVQAIAEPVSIAFATTSSEAALPRAMEAMEGLGVPRRIVAFVMPTGYSFNLDGTTLYLSLAAIFVAQAAGVDLSFGQQLVMVFTLMLTSKGVAGVPRASLVILLATVASFNLPSWPVFIILGIDALMDMARTAVNVIGNCLATAVVARWEGEFIDNYVAPEPVQELAVADSALAEHAH; encoded by the coding sequence ATGAAGTTCTCGCGACTCTCGCTCCTTGTTATTCTGCTGTTGCTGGTTGCCGCCATCCTGACGGTACTTACCGCCCAGACCCCGCCCGTCTTCGACCCCACGGTAGCCCTGGTGGCCCGGTGGCTGTTCCTGGCCGCTGTGCTGGCTCTGGCCTGGCAGCGCCGCTCCATCACGTTCTGGATTGTGGTGAGCATGCTGGTAGGAGCCGAAATCGGCCACGATTTTCCCCGGCAAGCCGTGGAGCTGAAAGTGCTCAGTGACGTATTCCTGCGGCTGGTAAAAACCATTATTGCACCGTTGGTATTTGCCACGCTGGTGGTGGGCATTGCTGGCCACGCCGACCTGAAACAAGTGGGCAAGATGGGTCTGAAGGCGTTGGTGTACTTTGAAGTCGTGACCACCTTCGCCCTATTTATCGGCTTGGCCGCCATCAACCTTACCAAAGCCGGCGAGGGCGTGGACCGTAGCGGCATTGCCGCCGATACCGAACAGCTGGCCACCGTGAAGCAGTCTACGGCCGATATCATTCTGCACATCTTCCCCGAAAATATTGCCAAATCTATTGCCGAGGGCCAAGTGCTGCAGGTAGTGGTATTTGCCATCATCTTCGCTATTGGTCTGGCCATGGTGCACCAGAAGCACCGTCAGCCTATGCTGCAATGGACGGAAAGTCTCTCAGAGGTGATGTTCAAGTTCACCAACGTAGTAATGTTCTTTGCGCCGTTGGGTGTGGGTGGCGCTTTGGCCTACACCGTGGGCAAAATGGGCTTCGCGCCGCTGCTCAATGCGTTTAAGCTGCTGCTGACCCTGTACGGCGCGCTGGCGGCCTTCCTGCTACTGGTGCTGGTGCCCATTGCGCTGCTGGCGCGCATTCCGCTCAAGCGGTTTGTACAGGCCATTGCCGAGCCGGTGAGCATTGCCTTTGCCACCACATCCTCAGAGGCCGCCCTGCCCCGGGCCATGGAGGCCATGGAAGGCCTCGGCGTCCCGCGCCGCATTGTGGCCTTCGTAATGCCTACGGGCTACTCCTTCAACCTCGATGGCACCACGCTGTATCTCTCTCTGGCGGCCATTTTCGTGGCGCAGGCGGCGGGTGTTGATCTGTCGTTTGGCCAACAGCTGGTAATGGTATTTACGCTGATGCTGACCTCGAAAGGCGTGGCTGGCGTACCCCGCGCTTCGCTGGTAATTCTGCTGGCTACGGTAGCCTCGTTCAACCTGCCTTCTTGGCCGGTATTTATCATTCTGGGTATCGATGCGCTGATGGACATGGCCCGGACGGCGGTAAACGTTATCGGCAACTGCCTGGCTACAGCGGTAGTGGCCCGCTGGGAAGGCGAATTCATTGATAACTACGTGGCCCCCGAGCCAGTGCAGGAACTGGCCGTGGCCGATAGCGCCCTGGCGGAACACGCGCATTAG
- a CDS encoding dipeptide epimerase, whose amino-acid sequence MLTWTLTPLHLPLRYTWKISRNASTFKTNLLVQVAGGGYQGRGEAAPNVRYGETPDDLTAQFEQLQAAGLGQCETLEDLTAFLTRYQPAHALRFALESAFVHRAAARSGQRVGEWLGVLAPAGPVPTAASIPIMAPDEVAAFAQQQQLGRFPLLKIKVNREGAVELLREVTRLFPGRPLIIDGNEAWTNADSLCQSWEQIRQFPGLNVRLLEQPLPASCCADYRSLKGTLGCPVFADESVTDEADFADIARQFDGVNMKLMKAGGYLNGLRILRETRVHGLQTMLGCMVETSLGIWSALQISSLADVCDLDGFLILRDEPFGLVREQEGMLRNAEE is encoded by the coding sequence ATGCTCACCTGGACGCTCACCCCGCTACATCTGCCCCTGCGCTACACCTGGAAAATCTCGCGCAACGCCTCCACTTTCAAAACCAATCTGCTGGTGCAGGTAGCGGGTGGCGGCTACCAGGGACGGGGCGAGGCTGCGCCTAACGTCCGCTACGGCGAAACCCCCGACGACCTCACGGCGCAGTTCGAGCAGCTGCAGGCAGCCGGTCTGGGCCAGTGCGAAACCCTAGAAGACCTAACTGCTTTTCTCACCCGGTACCAGCCCGCTCATGCGCTGCGGTTTGCGCTAGAATCAGCCTTTGTGCACCGGGCGGCTGCCCGGAGCGGGCAGCGGGTGGGGGAGTGGCTGGGCGTGCTTGCCCCGGCCGGCCCAGTGCCCACGGCGGCATCCATCCCGATTATGGCCCCAGACGAGGTGGCAGCTTTTGCGCAGCAGCAGCAGTTGGGACGCTTTCCACTGCTCAAAATCAAGGTGAACCGGGAAGGTGCAGTAGAGTTGCTGCGCGAAGTGACGCGCCTGTTTCCGGGGCGGCCACTCATCATTGATGGCAACGAAGCCTGGACTAATGCCGATAGCCTCTGCCAAAGCTGGGAGCAAATCAGGCAGTTTCCGGGCCTCAATGTGCGCCTGCTGGAGCAGCCCCTGCCCGCTAGCTGTTGCGCTGATTATCGGTCCCTGAAAGGCACGCTCGGCTGCCCGGTATTTGCCGATGAGTCGGTGACCGACGAAGCGGATTTCGCCGACATTGCTCGCCAGTTCGATGGCGTGAACATGAAGTTGATGAAGGCCGGCGGCTACCTCAACGGCCTGAGGATTCTGCGTGAAACCCGTGTCCACGGCCTGCAGACGATGCTCGGCTGCATGGTAGAAACCTCCCTGGGCATCTGGTCGGCGCTGCAGATCAGTAGCTTGGCCGATGTGTGTGACCTGGATGGCTTCCTCATCCTCCGCGACGAGCCATTCGGGCTGGTGCGGGAGCAGGAGGGAATGTTAAGGAATGCGGAGGAATGA
- a CDS encoding DUF6799 domain-containing protein, producing MKKLLLPLVTLALGVTSAAQAQTAPATVAGPVATAPSDRFQMQGGEVILMQGKRPTALNKNVLLSNGTKINYKSGIVEFPGGKITTLKEGDYVRPNGDVVFATPASAAQARGDNSVPATATFNTYVDPRPAPATPAAMETRLGEMNTKISLMAEKIQLLNQKITLLSTNAQRPTDTAALDQKIQAIDTKLK from the coding sequence ATGAAGAAACTACTGCTTCCACTGGTTACCCTGGCGTTGGGGGTAACTTCGGCCGCTCAGGCTCAAACTGCTCCGGCCACCGTAGCCGGCCCTGTTGCTACCGCTCCTTCCGACCGTTTTCAGATGCAAGGCGGTGAGGTGATATTGATGCAGGGCAAGCGCCCCACGGCGCTTAACAAGAACGTGTTGCTCTCCAATGGCACTAAAATCAACTATAAAAGTGGAATTGTTGAGTTTCCGGGCGGCAAAATCACCACGCTGAAGGAAGGTGACTATGTGCGGCCCAACGGCGACGTGGTTTTTGCCACGCCAGCCAGCGCCGCGCAGGCCCGTGGCGACAACTCGGTACCTGCTACGGCTACGTTCAATACGTATGTCGACCCACGTCCCGCGCCGGCCACGCCCGCTGCCATGGAAACCCGCTTAGGGGAAATGAACACCAAAATCAGTCTGATGGCGGAAAAAATCCAGCTACTGAACCAGAAGATAACCCTGCTGAGCACCAACGCTCAGCGCCCCACCGACACGGCCGCCCTGGACCAGAAAATTCAGGCCATTGACACGAAGCTGAAATAA
- a CDS encoding MarR family winged helix-turn-helix transcriptional regulator, with amino-acid sequence MKIEDEIKQSTFKDEYQKAHINLVFTTGWLQQQQSGQFKEFGLTLPQFNILRILRGQHPKPATVNLLIERMLDKTSNASRIVDKLEVKHLVTRTVCPSNRRAVDIRITEAGLELLRQLDAVMQNQQLGLQNLTLDEAAQLSSLLDKIRD; translated from the coding sequence ATGAAAATTGAGGACGAAATCAAGCAGTCAACTTTCAAAGACGAATACCAGAAAGCTCATATCAACCTGGTATTCACTACGGGCTGGCTGCAGCAGCAGCAAAGCGGCCAGTTCAAGGAATTTGGCCTGACGCTGCCTCAGTTCAATATTCTGCGCATTCTGCGCGGTCAGCATCCAAAGCCGGCTACGGTAAACCTGCTGATTGAGCGGATGTTGGATAAAACCAGCAATGCTTCCCGGATTGTGGATAAGCTGGAGGTTAAACACCTGGTTACGCGCACCGTGTGCCCCAGTAACCGCCGGGCTGTGGATATCCGCATTACCGAAGCGGGCCTAGAGCTGCTGCGGCAGTTGGATGCCGTGATGCAAAATCAGCAGCTCGGGCTGCAAAATCTGACCCTGGACGAAGCTGCTCAACTCAGCAGCCTGCTCGATAAAATCCGCGACTGA
- a CDS encoding YceI family protein, producing the protein MKKMFLPALLVAALFAAAPASAQKKVTPGTEKAASASYKLQPQLSTLGWLGKKVTGQHNGSVQFKEGDVLVRGSQIVGGTFVVDMNSLKVEDIKEQEYNAKLVGHLRSEDFFSIDKNPTSTFKITSVTPLKGDANGNNATVAGDLTIKGITQKITFPAKVGVKGGVASASGTATIDRTKFEIKYGSKSFFESIGDKAIMDDFTMSFNVIAKK; encoded by the coding sequence ATGAAAAAAATGTTCCTGCCAGCACTGCTGGTTGCTGCCCTGTTCGCCGCTGCTCCGGCTTCTGCCCAGAAAAAAGTAACGCCCGGCACCGAAAAGGCCGCTTCTGCGTCGTACAAGCTGCAGCCGCAGTTGAGCACGCTGGGCTGGTTGGGCAAGAAAGTAACCGGCCAGCACAACGGCTCGGTGCAGTTCAAGGAAGGTGATGTACTGGTGCGCGGCAGCCAGATTGTAGGTGGTACGTTCGTGGTAGATATGAACTCGCTGAAAGTAGAGGATATCAAGGAGCAGGAGTACAACGCCAAACTGGTAGGGCACCTGCGTTCCGAGGACTTCTTCAGCATCGATAAGAACCCAACCTCGACCTTCAAAATCACCAGCGTAACCCCGCTGAAAGGCGACGCCAACGGTAACAACGCCACCGTAGCAGGCGACCTGACCATTAAAGGCATCACCCAGAAAATCACCTTCCCTGCCAAAGTAGGTGTGAAAGGCGGCGTAGCCTCGGCCAGCGGCACGGCTACCATCGACCGGACCAAGTTCGAAATTAAGTACGGCTCGAAATCGTTCTTCGAAAGCATTGGCGACAAAGCCATCATGGATGATTTCACCATGAGCTTCAACGTAATTGCCAAGAAGTAA
- a CDS encoding ATP-dependent Clp protease adaptor ClpS, producing the protein MNSKPQIEYDEDVLLLEETTDVRDLVVYNDDINTFDHVIKTLMDVCGHLPEQAEQCTLLIHYKGQCTVKHGVYDELAGMCTAIHDRGISADVV; encoded by the coding sequence ATGAACAGCAAACCGCAAATCGAGTACGACGAGGACGTTCTGCTCCTGGAGGAAACTACCGACGTGCGCGACCTGGTGGTGTATAATGACGACATCAACACGTTCGACCACGTAATAAAGACCCTGATGGACGTGTGCGGGCACCTGCCCGAACAGGCAGAGCAATGCACGCTCCTGATCCATTACAAGGGCCAATGCACCGTAAAGCACGGCGTGTACGACGAGTTGGCCGGCATGTGCACCGCCATCCATGACCGGGGCATCTCGGCCGACGTGGTATAG
- the recR gene encoding recombination mediator RecR, with protein MEFPSKLIENAVGELSKLPGVGKKTALRLALHLLKAEADTTASLAEALAKMRFEIRYCDTCHNISDTPECGICANHLRDQSTVCVVSDIRDVIAIENTAQYQGMYHVLGGVISPIEGIGPSDLTIDSLVERVTKDGSEIREVILAISPTMEGDTTAFYLSRKLRDLPELNVSSIARGIPMGGELEYADEITLGRSIVERQRQSR; from the coding sequence ATGGAATTCCCCTCCAAACTGATTGAAAATGCCGTTGGCGAGTTGTCGAAGCTGCCGGGCGTGGGCAAGAAAACTGCCTTGCGGCTAGCTCTGCACCTGCTGAAAGCCGAAGCGGATACCACCGCTTCGCTGGCGGAGGCGCTGGCCAAGATGCGCTTCGAAATTCGTTACTGCGACACCTGTCATAACATTTCCGATACCCCGGAGTGCGGTATCTGCGCCAATCACCTGCGCGACCAGAGCACGGTGTGCGTGGTGTCGGATATTCGCGACGTAATTGCTATTGAGAATACGGCCCAGTACCAAGGTATGTACCACGTGCTGGGCGGTGTTATTTCACCCATCGAAGGCATTGGCCCTTCCGACCTGACCATTGACTCCTTAGTGGAGCGCGTAACCAAGGACGGCTCCGAAATCCGGGAAGTCATTCTCGCCATTAGTCCTACCATGGAGGGCGACACCACGGCCTTTTACCTCTCGCGCAAACTGCGCGACCTGCCGGAACTCAACGTCAGCAGTATTGCCCGGGGTATTCCAATGGGCGGCGAGCTGGAGTATGCCGATGAAATTACGCTGGGCCGCTCTATTGTGGAACGCCAGCGGCAAAGCCGGTAA
- a CDS encoding glycosyltransferase family 2 protein, which yields MPPACKLSVVIVNYNVCYFLEQALLSVRRAVEKLGEPVEVFVVDNNSVDGSVAMVKARFPEVILLANKDNPGFSKANNQALRRATGEYQLLLNPDTVVEEDTFRLCCGFMDQHPRCGGLGVKMLDGQGQFLPESKRGLPTPWVAFYKIFGLARLFPKSRRFGRYHLGFLSPEQTHEVQVLSGAFMLMRKTALDQVGLLDEDYFMYGEDIDLSYRLTQGGWQNYYFADTRIIHYKGESTKRTSVNYVFVFYRAMVIFARKHFAPGRAGTFSLLINLAIWLRAGAAVVQRAITQAAPVLLDAGLMYAGMYFLKNYWEDNHKYVPTAYPPQFMLVAVPAYIAVWLLAAFFSGAYDKPFRASRLVRGIFLGTVLISASSNFLDAWRFSKALIVLGGVWAVAALVLRRMAGNFLRYRTLGLAEQQQKNVGIVGSWEESRRVRHLLEQAAVPARVIGYVEPDATTQPAGAAPEDLLGEVRQLDDIIRIYGLNELVFCGRDLPASQIIGLMVGLTYNPPIAYKILPQDSEYIIGSSGKDSPGDYYALDITLNLYRPQQVRNKRLLDVLTALGLLVLSPLVLGAQRHKGGFLRNCLRVLSGSGTWVGLRYAAAPRRQARAVLSPADAVHAATPLTEATRRRLELLYAKDYEPSTDLRLLWQCFRELGREE from the coding sequence GTGCCGCCTGCCTGCAAGCTTTCCGTCGTCATCGTCAACTACAACGTGTGCTACTTTCTGGAGCAGGCGCTGCTGTCGGTGCGGCGGGCGGTGGAGAAGCTGGGCGAGCCGGTGGAAGTGTTCGTGGTAGATAACAATTCTGTGGACGGCTCGGTGGCCATGGTAAAAGCCCGATTCCCGGAGGTTATCCTACTTGCCAACAAGGATAATCCGGGCTTCAGTAAGGCCAACAACCAGGCCCTGCGGCGCGCTACCGGGGAGTACCAGTTGCTGCTCAACCCCGATACAGTGGTGGAAGAGGATACTTTCCGACTGTGTTGCGGCTTCATGGACCAGCACCCGCGCTGCGGTGGGCTGGGCGTAAAAATGCTGGACGGTCAGGGCCAGTTCCTGCCCGAAAGCAAGCGGGGCCTTCCTACACCCTGGGTAGCGTTTTACAAGATTTTCGGGCTGGCCCGGCTGTTTCCGAAGTCGCGGCGGTTTGGTCGCTACCACCTGGGCTTTCTGAGCCCCGAGCAAACGCACGAAGTGCAGGTACTCAGTGGTGCGTTCATGCTCATGCGCAAAACCGCTCTGGACCAGGTAGGGCTGCTGGACGAAGATTATTTCATGTACGGGGAGGATATTGACCTCTCGTACCGGCTTACGCAGGGCGGCTGGCAGAACTACTATTTCGCCGATACCCGCATCATTCATTATAAGGGTGAAAGTACCAAGCGCACGAGCGTAAACTATGTGTTCGTGTTTTACCGGGCCATGGTGATTTTTGCCCGCAAGCACTTTGCGCCGGGGCGAGCGGGTACGTTCAGTCTGCTGATTAATCTGGCTATCTGGCTGCGGGCTGGGGCGGCCGTGGTGCAGCGGGCCATTACGCAGGCTGCGCCGGTGCTACTGGATGCCGGCCTGATGTATGCCGGCATGTACTTTCTGAAAAACTACTGGGAAGACAACCATAAGTACGTACCCACGGCATACCCGCCGCAGTTTATGCTGGTAGCCGTGCCCGCCTACATTGCGGTGTGGTTGCTGGCAGCCTTTTTCAGCGGCGCTTACGACAAGCCTTTTCGGGCCAGCCGGCTGGTGCGCGGCATCTTTCTGGGTACCGTACTGATTTCGGCATCGAGCAACTTCCTGGACGCCTGGCGCTTTTCCAAGGCCCTGATTGTGCTGGGAGGGGTGTGGGCTGTGGCGGCCCTGGTACTGCGGCGAATGGCCGGTAATTTTCTGCGCTACCGTACGCTTGGTCTGGCCGAGCAGCAGCAAAAAAACGTGGGTATTGTGGGCTCGTGGGAGGAAAGCCGCCGGGTGCGCCACCTGCTGGAGCAGGCCGCTGTGCCGGCCCGCGTTATCGGGTACGTGGAGCCGGATGCCACCACGCAGCCGGCCGGGGCCGCCCCCGAGGATTTGCTGGGCGAAGTGCGTCAGCTGGATGATATTATCCGCATTTATGGCCTTAACGAGTTAGTATTTTGTGGCCGAGACCTGCCCGCCAGCCAGATCATCGGGCTGATGGTAGGCCTCACGTACAATCCGCCGATAGCCTACAAAATCCTGCCGCAGGACAGTGAGTACATCATCGGCAGCTCGGGCAAAGACTCGCCCGGCGACTATTACGCCCTTGATATTACCTTGAACCTGTACCGGCCCCAGCAGGTGCGCAACAAGCGCCTGCTGGATGTCCTGACGGCGTTGGGGTTGCTGGTGCTCAGCCCGCTGGTACTGGGGGCACAGCGGCACAAAGGGGGGTTCCTGCGTAACTGTTTGCGGGTGCTCAGTGGCTCCGGCACCTGGGTGGGCCTGCGCTACGCTGCCGCGCCGCGCCGCCAAGCCCGCGCCGTCCTGTCGCCGGCCGATGCTGTGCATGCCGCTACGCCCCTCACCGAGGCTACCCGCCGCCGGCTGGAACTGCTCTACGCCAAAGATTACGAGCCTTCTACCGATTTGCGGCTGTTGTGGCAGTGCTTCCGGGAACTGGGCCGGGAAGAATAG
- a CDS encoding pyridoxal phosphate-dependent aminotransferase, which yields MPADATTFAPLVLSDRINAMQESQTIAMAKKARALAAEGVDVISLSFGEPDFQTPQYIKDAAKKALDEGYTFYTPVPGYPELRQAICDKFERDNQLSYAPENIVVSTGAKQALANAVLSLVNPGDEVIVFAPYWVSYEEMVKLAEGTTITLMGTLENDFKVTAQELEAAITPRTRLIMYSSPCNPTGSVFSRAELGAIAEVVARHPQVHVLADEIYEYINFVGEHASLAQFAAVKDRVITVNGFSKGYAMTGWRVGYLAARKEIAAACEKMQSQITSATCSIAQRAALAALQGGRSSADEMVAAYRRRRDLVLELVKDIPGFRTPTPSGAFYIFPDVTGYFGKATPTGEVISSAADLALFMLNDAHVAAVDGGAFGAPNCIRFSTAAADEKLREAFIRIKNSLTKLQ from the coding sequence ATGCCTGCTGACGCTACTACTTTCGCGCCCCTTGTTCTTTCTGACCGCATTAATGCCATGCAGGAGTCGCAGACCATTGCCATGGCCAAAAAAGCCCGGGCTTTAGCGGCGGAAGGGGTGGACGTAATCAGCCTGAGCTTTGGGGAACCGGATTTTCAGACGCCGCAATACATCAAGGATGCCGCCAAAAAAGCCCTTGATGAAGGCTACACGTTTTACACGCCTGTCCCCGGCTATCCGGAGTTGCGGCAGGCCATCTGCGACAAATTTGAGCGGGATAACCAGCTCAGCTACGCCCCCGAAAATATTGTAGTAAGCACCGGAGCCAAGCAGGCGTTGGCCAATGCTGTGCTGAGTCTGGTGAACCCCGGCGACGAAGTAATTGTGTTTGCGCCCTATTGGGTAAGCTACGAGGAGATGGTAAAGCTGGCCGAAGGCACTACCATCACGCTCATGGGGACGCTGGAAAACGACTTCAAGGTAACGGCCCAGGAACTGGAAGCCGCCATTACGCCCCGCACCAGACTCATCATGTACTCCTCGCCCTGCAACCCTACCGGCTCGGTATTCAGCCGCGCGGAGCTGGGGGCTATTGCGGAAGTAGTAGCCCGCCACCCGCAGGTGCATGTGCTGGCCGACGAGATTTACGAGTATATCAACTTTGTAGGCGAGCACGCCAGTCTAGCCCAGTTTGCAGCCGTTAAGGACCGGGTAATTACCGTTAATGGCTTCTCGAAGGGCTATGCCATGACGGGCTGGCGGGTGGGCTACCTCGCGGCCCGTAAGGAAATTGCTGCCGCCTGTGAGAAAATGCAGAGCCAGATAACCTCTGCCACCTGCTCCATTGCTCAGCGGGCTGCCCTGGCCGCTCTGCAGGGCGGGCGTAGTTCTGCCGATGAAATGGTGGCCGCCTACCGTCGGCGGCGGGATTTGGTGCTGGAGTTAGTGAAAGATATTCCTGGCTTCCGGACGCCTACCCCCAGCGGGGCGTTCTACATTTTTCCGGACGTAACCGGGTATTTTGGTAAGGCCACGCCTACCGGTGAAGTCATCAGCAGTGCGGCCGACCTGGCGTTGTTTATGCTGAACGATGCCCACGTAGCCGCCGTGGATGGCGGGGCTTTCGGGGCGCCCAACTGCATCCGTTTCAGCACCGCCGCCGCCGATGAAAAGCTGCGTGAAGCCTTTATCCGCATCAAAAACAGCCTGACCAAGCTGCAGTAA
- a CDS encoding bifunctional heptose 7-phosphate kinase/heptose 1-phosphate adenyltransferase encodes MPAAVPASLPELFAAFNHLTVLIVGDVMMDAYVWGKAARLSPEAPVPVVTVSRQEQRLGGAANVALNVQALGATPLLCAVIGEDQGGDQLLEVLQASGLSAEGIVRSSYRPTTVKQRILAHGQQLLRIDSEVETTLNATENTNLTARFEQLLGRADVVIFEDYDKGVLQESSIQHFIGLARQRGVPTVVDPKKKNFLAYQYCTLFKPNLKELREGLKLEFGDSEADRPHFEAAVARLREVLTPEIVLVTLSERGVFVENDQLTRTYIPAHLRTISDVSGAGDTVISIAALCVALGLSAPATAALANLGGGLVCEQIGVVPIEKSLLLKEAERVGLLPVA; translated from the coding sequence ATGCCCGCTGCCGTTCCTGCTTCGTTGCCCGAGTTGTTTGCCGCTTTCAACCACCTCACCGTGCTTATTGTGGGGGATGTGATGATGGATGCGTACGTATGGGGCAAAGCGGCCCGCCTTTCACCCGAAGCTCCGGTACCGGTAGTAACGGTGAGTCGGCAGGAACAGCGCCTGGGCGGGGCCGCCAACGTGGCCCTGAATGTGCAGGCCCTGGGCGCCACGCCTCTGCTGTGCGCGGTGATAGGGGAGGACCAAGGCGGCGACCAGCTGCTGGAGGTGTTGCAGGCCAGCGGGCTTTCCGCCGAAGGTATCGTGCGTTCCTCGTACCGGCCTACTACCGTGAAGCAGCGGATTCTGGCGCATGGCCAGCAGCTACTGCGCATTGATTCGGAAGTGGAAACCACCCTTAATGCCACCGAAAATACCAACCTCACGGCCCGCTTCGAGCAGTTGCTCGGCCGGGCCGATGTGGTCATTTTTGAGGATTACGACAAGGGCGTGCTGCAGGAAAGCAGTATTCAGCACTTCATTGGGCTGGCGCGGCAGCGAGGTGTACCCACCGTAGTTGACCCCAAGAAAAAAAACTTTCTGGCCTACCAATACTGCACGCTGTTCAAGCCTAATCTGAAAGAGCTGCGCGAAGGATTGAAGCTGGAATTCGGCGACTCTGAGGCTGACCGTCCGCATTTTGAAGCGGCCGTAGCCCGGCTGCGCGAAGTGCTGACCCCCGAAATTGTGCTGGTGACTCTCTCGGAGCGGGGCGTGTTTGTGGAAAACGACCAGCTTACCCGTACCTATATTCCCGCTCACCTGCGTACCATTTCTGATGTATCGGGGGCCGGCGACACGGTTATCAGTATTGCTGCGCTGTGCGTGGCGCTGGGGTTATCGGCTCCGGCTACGGCGGCCCTGGCCAACCTGGGTGGCGGTCTGGTTTGTGAGCAGATAGGCGTAGTACCTATTGAGAAAAGCCTGCTGCTGAAAGAAGCCGAGCGGGTTGGGTTATTGCCCGTGGCGTAG
- the hemE gene encoding uroporphyrinogen decarboxylase, with protein sequence MLKNDLLLRAARGEETERTPVWLMRQAGRILPEYRALRARLSGFKELVETPDLAAEVTIQPIDALDVDAAIIFSDILVVPEAMGLTYEMVEARGPLFPETIKTAQDVARMRVADPEEHLGYVLEAIRVTKRALNGRVPLIGFAGAPWTILAYMVEGHGSKTFSKARRMLYAEPELAHELLRKITATTIAYLKAQVEAGANIVQVFDSWAGILPPAHYQEFSSRYIAEICRAMPADIPVTVFAKGAFWAVEEFAQLPCRTIGLDWNQDPRAVRPLVGDKTLQGNLDPCALYGTPEQVRAATIAMLDQFGPYRHIANLGHGVYPDTNPDNVKVFIETVKEYSATLRA encoded by the coding sequence ATGCTGAAGAACGACCTCCTCCTCCGTGCCGCCCGTGGCGAAGAAACCGAGCGCACCCCCGTGTGGCTCATGCGCCAGGCCGGCCGCATTCTGCCCGAATACCGCGCCCTGCGCGCCCGCCTCAGCGGCTTCAAAGAGCTGGTAGAAACCCCCGACCTCGCCGCCGAAGTCACCATTCAGCCCATTGACGCGCTGGACGTGGACGCGGCCATCATCTTTTCTGATATCTTGGTGGTTCCCGAGGCGATGGGCCTCACCTACGAGATGGTAGAAGCCCGCGGCCCGCTGTTCCCTGAAACCATTAAAACCGCGCAGGACGTAGCCCGCATGCGCGTGGCCGACCCTGAGGAGCATCTGGGCTACGTGTTGGAAGCAATCCGGGTAACCAAGCGCGCCCTCAACGGCCGAGTGCCGCTCATCGGGTTTGCCGGCGCACCCTGGACGATTCTGGCGTACATGGTAGAGGGCCACGGCTCCAAAACCTTCAGCAAGGCCCGCCGCATGCTGTACGCTGAGCCCGAACTGGCCCACGAGTTGCTCCGCAAAATCACGGCCACGACCATTGCCTACCTAAAGGCGCAGGTAGAAGCCGGGGCGAACATTGTGCAGGTATTCGACTCCTGGGCCGGGATTTTGCCCCCCGCGCATTACCAGGAGTTCAGCAGCCGCTACATTGCCGAAATCTGCCGCGCCATGCCGGCTGATATTCCCGTTACGGTGTTTGCCAAAGGCGCCTTCTGGGCGGTGGAGGAATTTGCCCAGCTGCCCTGCCGCACCATCGGCCTCGACTGGAACCAGGACCCGCGCGCCGTACGCCCATTGGTAGGCGACAAAACCCTGCAGGGCAACCTTGACCCCTGCGCCCTCTACGGCACGCCCGAGCAGGTACGCGCCGCTACCATCGCGATGCTCGACCAGTTCGGCCCGTATCGGCACATTGCCAACCTCGGACACGGTGTATACCCCGATACCAATCCCGACAACGTGAAGGTGTTCATTGAGACGGTGAAGGAGTACAGTGCTACGCTTAGAGCTTAG